GTCTGCTCATGGAGCGTCTGGAAAGGGCTCTCATCAAGACCATGGCCAAGTTGTAGGGGCGCCGCACGCATGAAAGACAAGAGAACCGACGCCAAAACGGCTCTGCAGGGTCTTCAGGACGGGGCCTTAATCATGGTCGGCGGGTTCGGGTCGCCGGGAACGCCGTTCACCCTGCTGGATGCCGTTCTGAAGCACGGAGCTCGGGATCTGACCCTGGTCAAGAACGACGCCAACGAGCCGGGGATCGGGGTCTCGGTCCTCATGGAGGCCGGTCGGACCAAGCGGTTCATCGTCTCCCACATGGGCCTCAATTCAGCGGTCATCGAACTGATGAACCGGGGAGCCATCAAGGTCGAATTCCATCCCCAGGGCATTTTGGCCGAGAAGATCCGGGCCGGAGGAGCCGGACTTTTGGGCATTGTCACGGACATCGGCCTGGGAACGATTCTGGAACGTGATCGGGAAATCGTGGAGGTGGGGGGGAG
This sequence is a window from Deltaproteobacteria bacterium. Protein-coding genes within it:
- a CDS encoding CoA transferase subunit A — translated: MKDKRTDAKTALQGLQDGALIMVGGFGSPGTPFTLLDAVLKHGARDLTLVKNDANEPGIGVSVLMEAGRTKRFIVSHMGLNSAVIELMNRGAIKVEFHPQGILAEKIRAGGAGLLGIVTDIGLGTILERDREIVEVGGRKGLFEPALRADVALIHAARSDTYGNVLFAGSARNFNPLMAMAADLVVVEAMEIVPVGRLDPNGIHLPGAFVDAVVQARTDQRYEVMEHHVG